The Nakaseomyces glabratus chromosome H, complete sequence genome segment GCAAGTGCTAAACAGCattcaaagaagaataatTTCTAGTATTTTTGCTATTGTtgctttatttttcatgatTATTGATAAGGTACTGGGTATCTTCTGCTAATGACGCTGAACTAGCTCTATATGCTAGCTATATACATTAcgtataaaaaaaatataaaaatataaaaatataaaaaaaaataaaaaaatcacTTCAAAAACTATAACACATACCaagtttctattttctctttgacTAAATCAAATCGATCTAGTAAACATGCAGAACAATTTGTGTAATTATCGTCTGATCTAAGGGCCGGCGTAAGCAATTCTAACCGACCACACTACGTTACTTAACAACCACACTTGCTCTTGAATACGAAACAGCAAGCTCTACCTATATGAAATGGTCTACAAAAGAAGTTTTCTCTAGTACTCTGAGAAGGTTATATTATACATCATTGAAATGCTTAAAGCTGATTTGCATCCCGGGATCGTTTAGACCCCAAGAATCCAAGATATGTTTTAGCTGACAGGGTGCATGGCTACTCCGTGATTTACCATATGTCCATCGCATTCGTCATGGCCTGATGCCAATGACCATACTCTTTAGACTCGGATCCGAGAAGTCATCCCTATCCATACGATATCTTCTTCCGAGTCCATTAGATAAGGCAACGCTAGATTTAGCTGATTGATTGCCCTGAGAATTAAAGGGAATCAGcgaaaatagaaaaaaaggttttggatgaatatttttgttctttttttgagaCATTGGTGTCCACTGCCACAGCTTAATAAACAATGGCAATCAGCAGTGTCTAGATTTCAGCGGAATTTAGTGGAAGCGAAATGAATTCGGCTGACTTAGTGCCTATCAGTAATATACATATTTGCTTTTTGCTTTGGCATTGAATTTATCAATAACTGCATAcccaaaattaaaaataaaatagaaaaaatagtaatatataaagcACCCGTAACTTCCCATTTCTGGGAAACTTGGAATTCATTTCTCCCATTTATCCTTTCTTCTATATATCGAATCAACACATcaacaataccaacaaaCTTCAACTTATACACAACAtctaatatttattatagcTTCGAAATGCCTGAACAAGTCAACTGCCAATACGATTGCCACTGCTCCAACTGTGCTTGTGAAAATACTTGCAACTGCTGTGCCAAGCCAGCATGTGCTTGCACAAACTCTGCTTCCAATGAATGCTCCTGCCAAACTTGCAAGTGTCAAACATGCAAGTGCTAAACAGCattcaaagaagaataatTTCTAGTATTTTTGCTATTGTtgctttatttttcatgatTATTGATAAGGTACTGGGTATCTTCTGCTAATGACGCTGAACTAGCTCTATATGCTAGCTATATACATTAcgtataaaaaaaatataaaaatataaaaatataaaaaaaaaataaaaaaatcacTTCAAAAACTATAACACATACCaagtttctattttctctttgacTAAATCAAATCGATCTAGTAAACATGCAGAACAATTTGTGTAATTATCGTCTGATCTAAGGGCCGGCGTAAGCAATTCTAACCGACCACACTACGTTACTTAACAACCACACTTGCTCTTGAATACGAAACAGCAAGCTCTACCTATATGAAATGGTCTACAAAAGAAGTTTTCTCTAGTACTCTGAGAAGGTTATATTATACATCATTGAAATGCTTAAAGCTGATTTGCATCCCGGGATCGTTTAGACCCCAAGAATCCAAGATATGTTTTAGCTGACAGGGTGCATGGCTACTCCGTGATTTACCATATGTCCATCGCATTCGTCATGGCCTGATGCCAATGACCATACTCTTTAGACTCGGATCCGAGAAGTCATCCCTATCCATACGATATCTTCTTCCGAGTCCATTAGATAAGGCAACGCTAGATTTAGCTGATTGATTGCCCTGAGAATTAAAGGGAATCAGcgaaaatagaaaaaaaggttttggatgaatatttttgttctttttttgagaCATTGGTGTCCACTGCCACAGCTTAATAAACAATGGCAATCAGCAGTGTCTAGATTTCAGCGGAATTTAGTGGAAGCGAAATGAATTCGGCTGACTTAGTGCCTATCAGTAATATACATATTTGCTTTTTGCTTTGGCATTGAATTTATCAATAACTGCATAcccaaaattaaaaataaaatagaaaaaatagtaatatataaagcACCCGTAACTTCCCATTTCTGGGAAACTTGGAATTCATTTCTCCCATTTATCCTTTCTTCTATATATCGAATCAACACATcaacaataccaacaaaCTTCAACTTATACACAACAtctaatatttattatagcTTCGAAATGCCTGAACAAGTCAACTGCCAATACGATTGCCACTGCTCCAACTGTGCTTGTGAAAATACTTGCAACTGCTGTGCCAAGCCAGCATGTGCTTGCACAAACTCTGCTTCCAATGAATGCTCCTGCCAAACTTGCAAGTGTCAAACATGCAAGTGCTAAACAGCattcaaagaagaataatTTCTAGTATTTTTGCTATTGTtgctttatttttcatgatTATTGATAAGGTACTGGGTATCTTCTGCTAATGACGCTGAACTAGCTCTATATGCTAGCTATATACATTAcgtataaaaaaaatataaaaatataaaaatataaaaaaaaaataaaaaaatcacTTCAAAAACTATAACACATACCaagtttctattttctctttgacTAAATCAAATCGATCTAGTAAACATGCAGAACAATTTGTATAATTACCTTTTATCAAcaattaaataatattttatcattgaaattatGATAACTGAGAAAATATGTCATGGAACACGACTGTAATAGGTGACTCTTGAAGGAAATGTTTTCAAGAGACCAGCCAATTCATGTTTTAATAGTCACACTATCAATTGATAAGTATTTGAAACCAATTTGCCAGAAAAACATACTAGAATAAATTATTAGAAAAccaatacaaaaaatatgcTGTCAAGAATTTCTATGCAAAAAAGATTTCTATCCTCCACTGTCGCAAAATTAGGCAAGAAGGTGTATTTCGAACCATCAGTTAACGGTTCCCGTATTGGCCGTATTGAGTTTGAATTATACGATGATGTTGTTCCAAAGACTGCTGAGAACTTCAGAGCCCTTTGTACTGGTGAGAAAGGCTGGGGCTATAAGGGCGTTCCATTTCACCGTATTATTCCACAATTTATGATCCAAGGAGGTGACACTGACTTGACCAACGGTTTTGGTGGTAAGTCTATCTATGGCAACAAATTTGCTGATGAAAATTTCACTAAGACTCACGACAAGCCAGGTTTATTGTCCATGGCTAATGCTGGTCCAAACACCAACGGATCtcaattcttcatcactactGTGCCTTGCCCATGGTTAGATGGTAAGCATGTTGTCTTTGGTGAAGTCACAAAAGGTATGGATATCGTTAAGACTATTGAGAGCTACGGTACAATGTCTGGCCAACCAAGAGCAAAGATTGTTGTCGAAGAATCAGGTGAGATCAAAGAATAGGGTCTTCTTTATATCCAGTGAGGATCGAACATGCAATACAGTAAACACCTCTATTAGCcttgtaaatatatttcttgtCGATTTAAGAAGGCGTTTATACATAACTGTTGcttaaaattaaaattctTTTAGATGATAGTTTATCCTACATATAATTCGATATGGGACATATGTGTCATCATATACGTCTATCAAGTATTCCCGACTTAAAAGGGCATCTGATTGCATTCAAAGAAGGGGATCAGCACGACCTTCAGCACATTATATGCAATAAAAGAGGCAACAAACTGGAATCAACCCGACTAAAATTGTTTAAACAACAGTACAAGTAAAGAACTAGAAAATTGAGGAATGAGTTTAGAAGACACATTGGCTAATCTGTCTCTATATGACGCTAAAAAGTACTTCCGTAAGGCTCAGAATGTAGTCTACAATTACACCGATATGGAATCTAAAGTCAGGGAAGCTACAAACAACGAGCCTTGGGGCGCTTCTTCGACACTGATGGAACAAATTGCTCAAGGGACATATAATATTAGGGAACGTGAAGAAATCTTAGGTATGATATTCAGAAGGTTTACCGAAAAATCAGGGAGTGAATGGAGACAAATTTATAAAGCTCTACAACTCTTAGAATATTTGATTAAGCATGGTTCTGAAAGGTTTATTGATGATACCAGGAATAGTATCAGTATTGTTAAGTTATTGGAATCATTTCATTACATCGATTCCCAAGGAAGAGACCAAGGTGTAAACGTCAGAAATAGAGCTGCTGCACTAACGGCTTTATTGGCTGATGATAGTTCAATCAGAGCAGAACGTAAAAAGGCAAGAGAGacgaaaaagaaatacaagGGTGTAGCAGGTGGTGTTACATCGATGAATACGGGACTTGAAGCCAACACAAGGGCTGGCTTTAACAGCTCTAGATCGCATGGTATAAGTGTCAGTGCTGATTTTGATTCTGATGAATCTGATGATGGCGTATAcaaatcatcaaatagATCAGGTGGCTTTAGAGATAATGTCGACGATAGAGAAAACTCTAACGAAGGAACCACTACTACGGCTAATGTAATGCAATCCAATTCAGATGAagatttcttctcttctttaaAGAAACCAGAAGTTTCCCAGAACAATCACGCTAATttggatgaagatgacgaagatgatgacgaaTTTACAGATTTTCAAACGGCGGTACCGGTCAACTCGACCCTAAATAATACCGCAACAAGTCATGGTAATACtactaataataatgaGTTTGACCTTCTTGGGATGAACATGAACTCCACTGCAACATATCCAAAACCATCTACCAATGATGTCATTCCAGCAATTGCACAGGATAAGAAAAAGGATGATCCATTTAGCTCCTTATTTAGTTCAGCTAAGACACTCCCTGCTGAACCAAAAAAGGCACAGACACAACAGAACCAACCCATTTCATCACAAACTGACAAAGccgatgaagatgaattCAATGATTTGATGTCTTCAGGTCCAACAACTACCTCTGCACAAACTTCTGCTCCAACACCTTCCCAATCAAATGCTGGGGAAATTGATTTATTAAGCTTTTGAAagagaatataatacaaataGCATGCATTTAGTACCATCATTTTACACAATTCTCGTTCCGATGAAGTACCGTAGCTTCTGGTAGCAACAGTATGTATTTTTGTCCTAGTACATAACAAAACACTTCCACAGACACTACAATATAGTTGTTCCTTTTATATTAGATATCACATATACCTTACCAAGCACTATTTAATCGATTCAATTTTGTGTGTTCAGGGttctttgttatttttttaccaACCCTAAATAATGACCTAATATACTGAATCGAACTTGacaaaattataaaataaaaacccTAAAAGTTTATCAGCAATCATAGGACTAAGCAGTAATTTGGAAGTGAAATGGACTAATTATCTCATAGCTATCTGATACCATAGAAGTGTTGAGAATACAGTGAGAGTTAAGTCACACCAACTTATAGAAGTGAGAAGTACACATTTTAACTGAAAGTATGGGAATTCATTCGTTTTGGATATTTGATAGACATTGCAATTGTATATATGATCGTGAATGGACTTTACTCTCGAATTCAGGCAGCGGTACTATTAACTCCAAACAAAATGATGAAACTGCTAAATTGCTGTATGGTATGGTTTACTCTCTTCGAACAATAACACAGAAACTGTCACATGGATCCATGAAGAATGAAATACGGACGATTGCGACTGGCAAATATTTAGTGCACATTTTTTGCACAGCATCTGGCTTATggtttatattattatccGATTTCCGTCAACAATCTTATTCGCAGGTTTTACATTACATATATGGGCATATATATGTTAAATATGTCGCTAATAATCTGCTGTCCCCCATAGACTTTgcagaaaataaaaatgaaaccAGAGGACAAGGTTTCAGAAAGATTACTAACAGGAACTTTATAAAAAGCCTCGAAGCATTCTTAGCACCTATGGTTGCTAAGTAACTCACATTATATCAGTTATTTAAAACAGTAATATGCATGTATGAAAGTTATGTAGAATAATTACCTTGACCGAAAATCATTAGTGGAAGTATTGGcaataatgataaagaCTTATTCTCAACTGGAAATTACAATCCTATTGGACTATAACATATATCATATAAacacttcttctttgtttgaCATATTACATTCAAATTCCAGGGAGAAAGAGATCAGACCAAAATTCATCATTAAGTGTATTCACACCCCACAGTAATGAATTCATGTCAGTTAAATaatcattgaaattattaagAGATGAAGACGGAGATGAATTTAAGGTTTGACTCTCCAAATTCACTTTGACCTGTGGATTTAACAGGCCATTATTCGGATTATTATTCGTTCCATTtaaatcttctttttctgttttatACCCCACAATTCCGCTGCTAATATCATTGTTAATAGGTGTATTACTATCATCGGTAGAGTTCCTGGTGAGCTTACCTTGGGTAGGCGCTGAATCAGCAGGGAATGGCAATACATCTGCTGAAACAGTATTTTCTGTATCGGTAACAGGAGTTTTAGTAACACTAGCATATTCATTTCTCAATAGTTGTGTATTAAATTGTGTATGGGGATTACTCTTTGCCTTTACTGTGCTTGATTCCGATGCTTCAATAACCCTCTTAGCATATGTTTGACAAAATAGTGCCACAACGTATTGTAGTTTGTATAAGGGATAATTATATGGAAATAATTTAGATGCCTTTTCCAGTGCATCCGCCACTCTTCTAACCAATGCTACCGCTTTATCTGTATCATGCAATAGATGGTGGAAAGCTGCAGAGGTCACTACTTTGAACCTTAACTTTAAAAGAATGAGGCCAACAATGTAAACCATCCTAGATGAGTGAAAAAGCGGAAGTGATGCAATTAATTTACTGTCAAGCTTCATGAAATTCTCTAGACACTGAACACAACAATTATAGCAGCTCTTGAAGGCTGCAGTTATATCATCTGGCACTGGATCACCCTTTTTCAAACTATTAACATTCTTCTTTATGAAGTCTTCCAATGTGTATTGATACAAATATGCTTTAATTGAATAGAAAAACGCCACAACTCTATCACGATTTAATGGAATCTCTGTATATAGCTCATCTAATTGCGTGTGATATCTCTGTATCATTTTAGATGTATCATATAAAAGGAATTCGTCattcttttccaattcaTGAAGTTTCACGTGAATGTTCTCTAATACTCGACATAATGATGTAAAAACTACCAAAACATGAGCATCTTCTTTATGATCCTCAGTTATTTGCAACTTTGAGTCTCTTGCTGCCTGTTTCCACGCGATATCTATGCATTCATTATATGGAGTATGCAACGGTTGCCGTAGGAATATGCAAACATTAAGCGATGTTATGTATACAAGCAATATCAGTCTGTACACATAGACTGGATATTCAGGTTGTGGCTCCTTCTCTGGAAAGACATCAAATACCCTTCCTGGATGAGGTCTGTGATTCAACTCCTTTGTTATAATAGAACACACGTAATTAAAAAAGTGGTATTTGGTTCTTGACGGCCATTCTAAGAAATTATACCACAAACATAGAATTAGAAGGGATTGAACCAACTGCACTGCATCCACTCTTCTCTTGAATATGTTAGATGTAATCTGTTTCAATACAAATGTATCAAGCCTCATTGTGGTTACTGGATTTGTTTCATGTGGAGCTAATAATATCGACGAGCATGACATGACAACTGAGAATAACATTGGCTTTTCAGTTCTCATTATATTTACGTTCGTATTATTTCCTGTGTTAATGAAGGAAAGTCCAGCAAAAAATGTTATATCTGTTGAGAACCTTTCAAGCCGGAGTTCAGCTTCTTCCGCAGTAATTATACCGGCACTAACAGGGTCACCTGTAACTGGCAATAAATCCGATCTGTCGATCATATCTTGCCAAGTTTTCGCCCATTGACCTAATAATGTGGATGTTGTCTCaatcttctctttttgATGATACACAAGAGATTGCAGTTGTTTTTTGAATGAATGTGTCAGACGATTAATATGTGAGTTTTTTGGAGACTTCACCGAGTCAAAATGAGACCCACCTTTGTTGGAGTTACTAGAGTAAGCGTACTGTTGTCTATCATatgtattattttgaagTGGGCTCAATATGGTAGGGTTAGCAGTGTCAATATGATTGTTAAACAAACTTCCAACGTTACCTACATTCGGTGTTTTTAAAGTATTATTGCTAGGACGGACGACATCATTGCTAGTAGTTGGAATTAACGGTATGTTTGATCCCAAAGGTACCGTCGATTCATCATAAGCATTGTTTCTGGTAGGATAACTCCCCAGTAAGGAATTTATATCGGTTTGAGGATATCTCTGAGATACACTAATAGTGGTTGGTGTCCTCATAATAGCGTTCAAGTCATTTGATGACTGTGGCTGACCCAATGTGATACTTGTTTTTGGATACTGATTTGAATCAACAATAGGCCAGTTTTGGTTTCTGATTGACTCAGGATTTTCAATAATCGATATAGGTGTCTGCTGGATATTAGGTATAGCCAAAGGTACTCTAGGCTCTTCGTAGTTATCACTACTACTCTGTGATTCAGAGTTCCTACTatttttcctcttctgGTACTTATTATTACCAACACTATTTTCATGTCGAGATCGTCTTActctcttcctctttcGCTTAGCTAAATCAAATATGCAAGGATCTCGACTTCTCAAGCATCTAACGCATGGGTTTCGATATATATCCCCAACATCGGAAGGACGACACTTCTGTTTCAAGTCATGGCATTTCACACAAGCAAATGTGTTACGTTTCATATTACCGTTCTCATTCACTTCCAACTGCGAGGGCTGTGATAACCGAATATCATCAGGTTCAACACCTACTATTACTGTTAGATGCTTGTTATTAACAACATAGTCGTTGGGACCAGGTTCATACGTGTGGGATGCATCCGCTCTCACACAATtttcttccatttcttttgttatGTCACACTTTGATTtagtattatattaatatacaGTCTTGGCTTATAACATGCCTATCCTGTCTACtgtatgttttttttattgctaTTACTGTACACTATACTACTATTATATATCAACCGATCATTAAGGTACCGATGCTCATAAATTagaatttcattttttttttcttcctttttttttttctttctcttaaATGACACAGGAATTTTTTCGTCTTCTTCCTGTGTTCTTGGTACACCTTTCACTCACTGGGGAATTCCTTAACCCACATCTCCCATTGTTTCCTTTATTACTTTTAGAATAACCCACAAGATGCTGTTAGTAAAAGCTGTTCCAAATACTAGTATGTTCATTGCTAGCCTTCCCCCCCAAAGCTATCTCTTATTCTCTATAGATTGCCATTTCTAATTGTATCACTTCACATACAGTTACCTGGCTGAAAAATTGCCGTAGCACCAGTTGCTTTCCTTTCCCTTCATTTAGGGTAAATGAGGGTTGCACTGGAAATAGCTGCCATTTCGTGCGATGGTTTCTTACAATTGCCCTCCCTCCAATCGAGTTTAATTAAAGGGCTCTCTTGTGCAGCTCTTTCATTGATAAACTTACTGAGAGGGGGGATGAGAAGAAATCCAAGTAGTTACCATAGAAAATTCGCACTCGAGACCTTCTCTGTGAAACTACCGTTCTGCGCTCGATGGAACGGGACTACAATGCAGAAAGCTCCGCACCTTGTCTCAAAAAATGCTTCACTTCTCACTTGCAATTGGTGAGTGGTAAGAAAACTCGTGGAGGAATTCCAGTTTCCATTGTTTCCGATCTATTATTGATGTACGATTTTCTTACAGTTGTATTGTCGAGATTTCTTCTGTAATACTCCATTTCTCTTCCTATCATTGTGGGAGGTATTGTGAGGAGTGGAGGGGGAAGGGGGGCGGTTGTACGCTTTTTCCTTAGAGTTGGAATAGATAGACGAATATGCATTAATTAAAAGGCTATTTCCAAATTAGgtatattaattttaaatgGTATAGCTGTGTTGAAGTTCAACACCTATATCCAGATGATTTGTCCTTGTGAAAACATAGCGCTGGGTTATGTATCTCTAGGCACATTGCTGTTCTCTTATTGATGGGCTTTATTGGTCCTCCGTTGTTGATGAGAGCACCCAATGGCCTGATTTCAACTAGAGAACGTTTTAAATGTGGACTTCAGACGTTAGTGCTTGTTCAAAAGGGATAACATTCTTTAACCCCCCGCAGATATTCTTATAGGACTATCGATACCCCGCCGTCAGTACGATCAATAGCTGATGAATTTCAACGCTACTTTCAATGCGCTACGGGTAATATACAACCACAGCCTGTGCATCCCAAGGCTTCGTATTGCTACGTTTAATCAATTACCAATACCGATAAAACCTCACATAAAAGTGGTTGTGGTTGATAAGGACAACTGCATGGCTCTACAGGATGATGACAAAGTATGGCACGAGTACACCGCGAAATGGGAGGAGTTGAAGAGAGTTTACCAGGATCGCGTGCTGATAGTGAGCAACAGTGCAGGTTCTTCGGATGACAAGGGCTACCTTCAAGCGAAGACGTTGGAGAAGAACACTGGTGTTCCTGTGCTTCGACATAAGCTGAAAAAACCAGGTTGCAGAGACGAGattattgaatatttcaaagaaagagGCCTGATTGAAAAACCTGACGAAATCGCAGTTATTGGAGACAGATTGTTTACAGATATACTGATGGCAAATATGATGGGTTCTTATGGCGTGTGGATAGAAGATGGTGTGAAAATTAGCAATAGTGCCTTCAGTAAGTTAGAGAAAAACTTGTACACCAGGTGGACTAAGAACTAAAAACACTTGAAACTAAGAACAATCAATGAAATACTATTCTTAAGATGCTTAACATAAATATCTAGTATCAGAAATGCATGTAATTATAAATTGTACTGTTAAATAGTATATGCTCGTAGATGAATTTACTTAAGTAATAATTCTGCCTTACGCTTACTTGTAACAGGATCAAGAACCGATTTAACTTGAACTTCTACTTTGTCAAAGACACTTATCTCTCTCTTAGCGTTTGTACCTTGCTGTGTAAAAGTCAACTTAAACTCAACTTCATCATAGTCCGCAGAGTCAGTATCATCCGTTAGATTTTCTAGTCTAATCAGACCTTCGACACCAAATTTGGGCACTAGGACAACGATACCATTATTAAATACTTTGATAACATAACCCGTTTCAACGGACTCATTGTTTCTCATGACTTGGCCGACATAGTATTCAATACTGGCTCTTCCCGCAAACTGAGCATTCCTATGCTTTCTATTGATATTCTTACATATCATATCCATCTTCGTTTTATCTCTATGTGTCAAACTCAAAGGTTCATAACCAATGGCAGCAGCAAGTTGTCTATGTGCTACAACATCACAATAACGTCTAATAGGTGATGTAAAATGTGTGTAGATGTCAACCGCCAAACCATAATGCCTAAAATCGGAATAAGAGTAAGCTCCTGAATAGAAGTACTGAGCGGCCATCATACATCTTGTCGACATGATACGCACTAGGGTATTAAAATATGGATCATTTTTGTCCACACATCTATCTAGAGAATCAGCTAGTGCTTTGGAAGATTCCAAAGATATAGTCAATCCCTTCTTGGTTTGAAGCATTTCATTTAATATCTCAAAATTGGTAGAAGGTGGTGCTGCATGTCTTCTTAGCATAGCCGTTTGAGGAAAAGAATCATAAATCTTTCTAGCAACAGAAATATTAGCCAATAACATAAATTCTTCAACCAAAGAGTTAGTAGCAAGtaatttcttgatttccACCTCATTCGGATCCGAAGTTTCACTATCCATGTGAACTTTAACTTCTGGTGAGGCCAAATTCAATGCACCAGCATCCAATctcttttgtttcaattttttaGAGAGTTGCAATAACGCTCTCATACCCTGTGTTAGCTCATCGGTTTGATTTGGATCGTCAATCCTTATTTGAGCCTGTTCATATGAAAAAGCCTCCCGCGATCTGATCACAGATTTTGTAAAGTCAACATTGACAATATTGGCATCTTGATCAAGCTCCCAAAGAACAGAGAAAGCAAACCTGTCAACATATGGCTTTAATGAACACAAGTCAGTACCAAGTAGCATGGGTAACATATCAATACGTTTGTCAACTAAGTATACAGAAGTACCTCTAGAAGCACCTTCTGCATCCAATGCTGTTCCTGGTTTAACAAAATGTGTAACATCTGCA includes the following:
- the MT-IIB gene encoding MT-IIB (CAGL0H04279g~Copper-binding metallothionein, involved in sequestration of metal ions; inducible by copper and silver; present in multiple (3-9) tandemly arranged copies in various strains); its protein translation is MPEQVNCQYDCHCSNCACENTCNCCAKPACACTNSASNECSCQTCKCQTCKC
- the CPR3 gene encoding peptidylprolyl isomerase CPR3 (CAGL0H04301g~Ortholog(s) have peptidyl-prolyl cis-trans isomerase activity, role in apoptotic process, protein folding and biofilm matrix, mitochondrion localization); this encodes MLSRISMQKRFLSSTVAKLGKKVYFEPSVNGSRIGRIEFELYDDVVPKTAENFRALCTGEKGWGYKGVPFHRIIPQFMIQGGDTDLTNGFGGKSIYGNKFADENFTKTHDKPGLLSMANAGPNTNGSQFFITTVPCPWLDGKHVVFGEVTKGMDIVKTIESYGTMSGQPRAKIVVEESGEIKE
- the ENT3 gene encoding Ent3p (CAGL0H04323g~Protein of unknown function) codes for the protein MSLEDTLANLSLYDAKKYFRKAQNVVYNYTDMESKVREATNNEPWGASSTLMEQIAQGTYNIREREEILGMIFRRFTEKSGSEWRQIYKALQLLEYLIKHGSERFIDDTRNSISIVKLLESFHYIDSQGRDQGVNVRNRAAALTALLADDSSIRAERKKARETKKKYKGVAGGVTSMNTGLEANTRAGFNSSRSHGISVSADFDSDESDDGVYKSSNRSGGFRDNVDDRENSNEGTTTTANVMQSNSDEDFFSSLKKPEVSQNNHANLDEDDEDDDEFTDFQTAVPVNSTLNNTATSHGNTTNNNEFDLLGMNMNSTATYPKPSTNDVIPAIAQDKKKDDPFSSLFSSAKTLPAEPKKAQTQQNQPISSQTDKADEDEFNDLMSSGPTTTSAQTSAPTPSQSNAGEIDLLSF
- the BET5 gene encoding TRAPP subunit BET5 (CAGL0H04345g~Ortholog(s) have Rab guanyl-nucleotide exchange factor activity, role in ER to Golgi vesicle-mediated transport and TRAPPI protein complex, TRAPPII protein complex, TRAPPIII protein complex, cytosol, nucleus localization), translating into MGIHSFWIFDRHCNCIYDREWTLLSNSGSGTINSKQNDETAKLLYGMVYSLRTITQKLSHGSMKNEIRTIATGKYLVHIFCTASGLWFILLSDFRQQSYSQVLHYIYGHIYVKYVANNLLSPIDFAENKNETRGQGFRKITNRNFIKSLEAFLAPMVAK
- the WAR1 gene encoding War1p (CAGL0H04367g~Ortholog(s) have sequence-specific DNA binding activity), with amino-acid sequence MEENCVRADASHTYEPGPNDYVVNNKHLTVIVGVEPDDIRLSQPSQLEVNENGNMKRNTFACVKCHDLKQKCRPSDVGDIYRNPCVRCLRSRDPCIFDLAKRKRKRVRRSRHENSVGNNKYQKRKNSRNSESQSSSDNYEEPRVPLAIPNIQQTPISIIENPESIRNQNWPIVDSNQYPKTSITLGQPQSSNDLNAIMRTPTTISVSQRYPQTDINSLLGSYPTRNNAYDESTVPLGSNIPLIPTTSNDVVRPSNNTLKTPNVGNVGSLFNNHIDTANPTILSPLQNNTYDRQQYAYSSNSNKGGSHFDSVKSPKNSHINRLTHSFKKQLQSLVYHQKEKIETTSTLLGQWAKTWQDMIDRSDLLPVTGDPVSAGIITAEEAELRLERFSTDITFFAGLSFINTGNNTNVNIMRTEKPMLFSVVMSCSSILLAPHETNPVTTMRLDTFVLKQITSNIFKRRVDAVQLVQSLLILCLWYNFLEWPSRTKYHFFNYVCSIITKELNHRPHPGRVFDVFPEKEPQPEYPVYVYRLILLVYITSLNVCIFLRQPLHTPYNECIDIAWKQAARDSKLQITEDHKEDAHVLVVFTSLCRVLENIHVKLHELEKNDEFLLYDTSKMIQRYHTQLDELYTEIPLNRDRVVAFFYSIKAYLYQYTLEDFIKKNVNSLKKGDPVPDDITAAFKSCYNCCVQCLENFMKLDSKLIASLPLFHSSRMVYIVGLILLKLRFKVVTSAAFHHLLHDTDKAVALVRRVADALEKASKLFPYNYPLYKLQYVVALFCQTYAKRVIEASESSTVKAKSNPHTQFNTQLLRNEYASVTKTPVTDTENTVSADVLPFPADSAPTQGKLTRNSTDDSNTPINNDISSGIVGYKTEKEDLNGTNNNPNNGLLNPQVKVNLESQTLNSSPSSSLNNFNDYLTDMNSLLWGVNTLNDEFWSDLFLPGI
- the GEP4 gene encoding phosphatidylglycerophosphatase (CAGL0H04389g~Ortholog(s) have mitochondrion localization), whose product is MNFNATFNALRVIYNHSLCIPRLRIATFNQLPIPIKPHIKVVVVDKDNCMALQDDDKVWHEYTAKWEELKRVYQDRVLIVSNSAGSSDDKGYLQAKTLEKNTGVPVLRHKLKKPGCRDEIIEYFKERGLIEKPDEIAVIGDRLFTDILMANMMGSYGVWIEDGVKISNSAFSKLEKNLYTRWTKN